A single genomic interval of Gossypium raimondii isolate GPD5lz chromosome 11, ASM2569854v1, whole genome shotgun sequence harbors:
- the LOC105804160 gene encoding GLABRA2 expression modulator produces MEKLKKETEPKSSSTQSMAQEPNAKVDPKNSDPEMDAEGFVIVPTTEPEKEKEKEGQIQNEQSPNQAQSGLRNLVHPLDSGSPAADRDANMSAPNRYNPNLAQAPAMDSSSASFKEKMDIVRDAFWRWKRIVGEATKKAEDLAGNTWQHLKTSPSLAEAAMGRIAQGTKVLAEGGYEKIFRQTFETVPEEKLQDSFACYLSTSAGPVMGVLYVSTEKLAYCSDSPLSYKNGTQTEWSYYKVIIPLHQLKAINPSTSKVNASEKYIQVTSVDAHEFWFMGFLNYEAAVQCLQEVLQLNSLQSV; encoded by the exons atggaaaaattgaaGAAGGAAACCGAGCCAAAGTCCAGCTCAACGCAATCTATGGCTCAAGAACCAAATGCCAAAGTGGACCCGAAAAACTCGGATCCCGAAATGGACGCGGAGGGCTTTGTTATTGTGCCAACAACAGAGccagagaaagagaaagagaaagagggTCAGATTCAAAACGAGCAATCACCGAACCAGGCACAATCGGGATTGAGGAACTTGGTTCATCCATTGGATAGTGGATCGCCTGCTGCGGATCGCGACGCTAACATGTCCGCTCCTAACAGATACAATCCTAACCTTGCTCAGGCTCCCGCTATGGATTCTTCTTCGGCTTCTTTCAAAG AGAAGATGGATATAGTGAGGGATGCCTTTTGGAGATGGAAGAGGATAGTGGGAGAAGCGACGAAGAAAGCCGAGGATCTTGCCGGAAACACGTGGCAACACt TAAAAACAAGCCCAAGTCTTGCTGAGGCTGCCATGGGAAGAATTGCTCAGGGAACAAAGGTTTTGGCAGAAGGTGGCTATGAGAAGATTTTTAGACAAACTTTTGAAACAGTTCCTGAAGAGAAACTTCAGGATTCTTTTGCATGTTACTTATCTACATCAGCAGGTCCTGTCATGGGAGTTCTATATGTATCTACAGAAAAGCTTGCATATTGCAGTGATAGTcctctttcatataaaaatggTACCCAGACTGAATGGAGCTATtataag GTAATAATCCCATTACATCAACTAAAAGCAATTAATCCATCAACAAGCAAAGTGAATGCTTCTGAAAAGTACATCCAAGTTACCTCTGTTGATGCCCATGAATTTTGGTTCATGGGATTCTTAAACTACGAGGCTGCTGTTCAATGCCTACAGGAAGTTTTGCAACTCAATAGTTTACAATCCGTCTGA